Proteins found in one Vulpes vulpes isolate BD-2025 chromosome 13, VulVul3, whole genome shotgun sequence genomic segment:
- the IL10 gene encoding interleukin-10 yields the protein MPSPALLCCCLVLLAGVGASRHQSTLSEDDCTHFPASLPHMLRELRAAFGRVKTFFQMKDKLDNILLTGSLLEDFKGYLGCQALSEMIQFYLEEVMPRAENHDPDIKDHVNSLGEKLKTLRLRLRRCHRFLPCENKSKAVEQVKSAFSKLQEKGVYKAMSEFDIFINYIETYMTMRMKI from the exons ATGCCCAGCCCAGCACTGCTCTGTTGCTGCCTGGTCCTCCTGGCCGGGGTGGGAGCCAGCCGACACCAGAGCACCCTATCTGAGGACGACTGCACCCACTTCCCAGCCAGCCTGCCCCACATGCTCCGAGAGCTCCGAGCTGCCTTCGGGAGGGTGAAGACTTTCTTT CAAATGAAGGACAAGCTGGACAACATACTGCTGACCGGGTCCCTGCTGGAGGACTTTAAG GGTTACCTGGGTTGCCAAGCCCTGTCGGAGATGATCCAGTTTTACTTGGAGGAGGTGATGCCCCGGGCTGAGAACCACGACCCAGACATCAAGGACCACGTGAACTCCCTGGGGGAGAAGCTCAAGACCCTCAGGCTGAGGCTGCGACGCTGT CACCGATTTCTGCCCTGTGAGAATAAGAGCAAGGCGGTGGAGCAGGTGAAGAGCGCGTTTAGTAAG CTCCAGGAGAAAGGTGTCTACAAAGCCATGAGTGAGTTTGACATCTTCATCAACTACATAGAAACCTACATGACAATGAGGATGAAAATCTGA